From one Terriglobia bacterium genomic stretch:
- a CDS encoding efflux RND transporter permease subunit, giving the protein MSRFAIQTPYFIVVVGLIIAVLGGTSLVRMPVDMFPTINIPVVVVATFYNGMPPEQIETDITSRFERQFTLASGIDHIESRSLPGASIIRVYFQPGTNADADVGTISNLAMSQLRRLPPGTLPPVVLKSDASSLPVCLVTVGADGFNETQSRDIAQFVVRNQIAAVPGASVPQPFGGGYRQIMVYADPYKLEAHQLSLMDVVRTVNRSNLILPAGDVPIGPLDYSVYTNSQLPTIEEISRLPLKVVDGSIVRVSDVAYAKDSKQIQTNVVRIDGKRSVYTAVLKQGGDTNTIAVVDGVRNTVQHLVDVPKNLVTNVLFDQSRFVKTAIQTLLHEGAIGLFLTSLMILIFLGSMRATVAVFFSIPLSILATFMALSMGGGTVNSMVLGGLALALSRLIDNSVVVLENIYRHLELGEKPAVAAENGGREVALPVLSATLTTGVVFFPVTFLYGVSQFLFSALALAVILSLAASFVVAMTVVPLYCALFIKAPAHHGTPASEEPVEVELKSRDNRWRMGERFNVWFNDRFEAFLQLYDRIVGRALRRPLLTVGLCLGSFLASLVIFPLIGLSFFPRTDAGMFVINLKAPSGSRISVTESEVARAEALIRQVIPKEDLRMILSNIGMTPDFSAIYTSNSAEHTAFIQVALTDDHKGGSYEYMEKVKRSLAEQMPELATYFQSGGLVDAVLNLGLPAPIDIQVAGSNMDRAHKTAVDLAAEIQKIPGVADVYIPQDVDYPALQLNVDRTRASELGLDQQEVVGNVITALTSNQMIAPSFWIDPKSGQDYMLTVQYTEGQIKSLSDLRAIPVRASGSAMPARLDAFTSIKRVQSPTEVDHYQIRRVMDIYVRPLGEELGGIADRIDGIIGKTKVPDGLTVTLRGMVQGMRASFRSFTVGLILSVVLLYLILVAQFKSFVDPMLILLAVPPGLTGVLITLWLTGTTLNVMSLMGVVMLTGIAVSNSILIVEFTRELISQGMAIREAVALGCRVRLRPVLMTSLATIIGLLPMALKLGEGSESYAPLARALLGGLAVSVLLTVFLVPAAYLIVHGKDHYVQERA; this is encoded by the coding sequence ATGTCGAGATTTGCAATTCAAACACCCTACTTTATCGTCGTCGTCGGCTTGATCATCGCCGTTTTAGGCGGAACATCGCTTGTGCGTATGCCGGTCGACATGTTTCCGACCATCAATATACCGGTCGTGGTTGTGGCCACGTTCTATAACGGCATGCCGCCGGAACAGATCGAGACGGACATTACAAGCCGGTTCGAACGCCAGTTCACTCTGGCCAGCGGCATCGATCACATCGAGTCGCGCTCGCTGCCCGGCGCGAGTATCATTCGCGTTTACTTTCAACCCGGTACGAATGCAGACGCCGATGTTGGCACGATTTCCAACCTGGCAATGTCGCAATTGCGGCGATTGCCTCCCGGGACGCTGCCGCCGGTAGTCCTGAAGTCCGACGCTTCCAGTCTTCCGGTGTGCCTCGTGACTGTCGGTGCCGATGGGTTCAACGAAACGCAATCGCGCGATATCGCGCAATTCGTCGTCCGAAATCAGATTGCGGCCGTTCCCGGCGCGAGTGTGCCGCAGCCGTTCGGCGGCGGCTATCGCCAGATCATGGTTTACGCCGATCCGTATAAACTCGAAGCGCACCAGCTCAGCCTCATGGACGTGGTCCGAACAGTCAATCGCTCGAATTTGATTCTGCCGGCCGGAGACGTCCCGATCGGACCGCTCGATTACAGCGTCTACACCAACAGCCAGCTTCCGACTATTGAGGAAATCAGCCGGCTCCCGCTGAAGGTCGTCGACGGATCCATCGTCCGCGTTTCGGACGTGGCCTATGCCAAGGATTCGAAGCAGATTCAGACCAACGTTGTCCGTATCGACGGCAAACGCTCGGTCTATACGGCTGTTCTGAAACAGGGCGGTGACACCAATACCATCGCTGTCGTCGATGGCGTGCGGAATACGGTCCAGCACCTGGTAGACGTGCCGAAAAATCTGGTGACGAATGTTCTCTTTGATCAGTCGCGTTTCGTGAAGACCGCTATTCAGACGCTGCTCCACGAAGGCGCGATCGGGCTGTTCCTCACCTCCCTGATGATTCTGATTTTTCTCGGAAGCATGCGGGCGACGGTCGCTGTGTTCTTCTCGATTCCTTTATCGATTCTCGCGACGTTCATGGCCCTTTCGATGGGTGGTGGCACGGTGAACAGCATGGTGCTCGGCGGACTTGCGCTCGCGCTCTCACGGCTGATCGACAATTCCGTCGTTGTGCTCGAGAACATCTACCGCCATCTTGAACTGGGTGAAAAGCCGGCTGTAGCCGCGGAAAATGGCGGCCGTGAAGTTGCGCTTCCGGTGCTGTCGGCAACCTTGACCACCGGTGTGGTGTTCTTTCCTGTCACCTTTTTGTATGGGGTGAGCCAATTTTTATTTTCTGCATTGGCTCTCGCGGTAATTCTGTCCCTTGCGGCGTCATTCGTCGTCGCCATGACGGTCGTGCCGTTATACTGCGCGCTGTTTATCAAAGCTCCGGCGCATCATGGAACTCCCGCGTCCGAGGAGCCGGTTGAGGTAGAACTCAAAAGCAGAGACAACCGTTGGAGGATGGGCGAACGTTTCAATGTCTGGTTCAACGATCGCTTTGAGGCGTTTTTACAGCTCTACGACCGGATTGTCGGCCGTGCTTTGCGCCGTCCATTGCTGACGGTCGGCTTGTGTCTGGGCTCGTTTCTGGCAAGCCTTGTCATATTTCCGCTGATCGGTTTGTCTTTCTTTCCCCGTACCGACGCAGGCATGTTCGTCATCAACCTGAAGGCTCCGTCCGGATCGCGAATTTCTGTGACCGAGAGTGAAGTGGCAAGGGCCGAAGCCCTGATCCGGCAGGTCATCCCGAAGGAAGATCTCCGAATGATTCTGTCCAACATCGGAATGACGCCTGATTTTTCGGCGATCTACACGAGTAATTCCGCGGAACACACGGCATTCATCCAGGTTGCTTTGACGGATGACCACAAAGGCGGAAGTTATGAGTACATGGAGAAGGTGAAGCGCTCCCTTGCCGAACAAATGCCCGAGCTTGCCACCTATTTCCAGTCTGGCGGGCTCGTCGACGCAGTCCTCAATCTCGGTTTGCCTGCGCCTATCGACATCCAGGTTGCCGGTTCGAACATGGACCGCGCTCATAAGACAGCCGTGGATCTCGCAGCCGAAATTCAAAAAATTCCCGGAGTGGCTGATGTCTACATTCCTCAGGACGTGGATTACCCCGCGCTGCAGCTCAACGTTGACCGCACTCGGGCCAGCGAACTTGGACTCGACCAGCAGGAGGTCGTTGGGAATGTGATCACCGCTCTCACGAGTAACCAGATGATCGCCCCGAGCTTCTGGATCGATCCTAAGTCGGGACAGGATTACATGCTCACGGTGCAATACACCGAAGGCCAGATCAAATCGCTTTCGGATCTTCGGGCAATTCCGGTTCGCGCGTCGGGAAGCGCCATGCCGGCGCGCCTCGACGCCTTCACTTCCATAAAACGCGTGCAGTCTCCGACCGAAGTGGATCATTACCAGATCCGCCGGGTCATGGATATTTATGTGCGGCCATTGGGAGAGGAATTGGGAGGCATCGCCGACCGGATTGACGGGATCATTGGTAAAACCAAAGTTCCGGACGGCCTGACTGTGACATTGCGCGGAATGGTACAGGGCATGCGCGCTTCGTTCCGGAGTTTTACCGTCGGGTTGATTCTGTCGGTGGTGCTCCTCTACTTGATCCTGGTCGCGCAGTTCAAGAGTTTTGTCGATCCGATGCTGATCCTGCTGGCGGTTCCACCGGGTTTGACGGGAGTGCTGATCACGCTCTGGTTGACGGGCACGACACTGAACGTGATGTCACTCATGGGGGTCGTGATGCTTACGGGGATCGCGGTTTCTAACAGCATCCTTATCGTCGAATTCACGCGGGAACTGATCTCGCAAGGCATGGCGATCCGCGAGGCGGTCGCTCTGGGTTGCCGCGTCCGTCTGCGGCCCGTTCTCATGACCTCGCTTGCCACCATTATCGGTCTCC
- a CDS encoding efflux RND transporter periplasmic adaptor subunit, with amino-acid sequence MAIGLAALLLSSCARTPAQAEEAKAPDSPTVAVAKATVDDMSHKVVLTAEFKPYQEVEVMAKVAGYVKKINVDVGDRVQEGQILAIIEIPEMADDQARAQSQFNRDGAELARARDELKRAESSYNIAHLSYTRLAQVAKQRAGLIAQQEIDDAQSKDLVAEAQVSAAKSSVAAAEQQVQVGQADLQKVKTLLDYTRVAAPFTGVITKRYADTGAMIQAGISSSTQAMPLVKISENSLLRLIFPVPESIVPTVHIGQKVEIRVPTLGRSFPGQVKRFSDKVATATRTMDTEVDVPNPNLVLIPGMYAEADLITDQRSGVLTVPIPAVDLGSDETSGQVTIVTPENRIEVHKIELGAQTENKIEVRSGLREGDLVVTGNRSALKPGEQVRPKLAESAAPPVS; translated from the coding sequence ATGGCGATCGGACTGGCTGCCCTTCTTCTCTCGTCGTGCGCGAGAACTCCAGCGCAGGCCGAAGAGGCGAAAGCTCCCGACTCACCGACGGTCGCCGTCGCGAAAGCGACCGTCGACGACATGTCGCACAAGGTGGTGCTGACAGCCGAATTCAAGCCGTATCAAGAAGTCGAAGTAATGGCGAAAGTCGCGGGATATGTGAAAAAAATCAATGTCGATGTCGGCGACCGCGTCCAGGAAGGGCAGATCCTTGCCATTATCGAGATTCCCGAGATGGCTGACGATCAGGCGCGAGCGCAGTCTCAATTCAATCGTGATGGGGCGGAGCTGGCACGGGCCCGGGACGAATTAAAGCGGGCGGAATCCTCTTACAACATTGCGCACCTTTCTTACACGCGGCTGGCCCAGGTCGCAAAACAAAGGGCGGGACTCATCGCGCAGCAGGAGATCGATGACGCGCAGAGCAAAGATCTGGTCGCTGAGGCCCAGGTCAGCGCGGCAAAATCGAGTGTTGCCGCCGCCGAGCAACAAGTACAGGTCGGGCAGGCGGACCTTCAGAAAGTCAAAACATTACTGGATTACACGCGAGTGGCGGCGCCGTTTACAGGAGTGATCACAAAACGGTACGCGGACACCGGCGCCATGATCCAGGCCGGAATCTCGTCGAGCACGCAGGCGATGCCGCTGGTCAAAATATCGGAAAACAGCCTGTTGCGCCTGATTTTTCCGGTGCCCGAATCGATCGTGCCGACGGTGCATATCGGACAGAAAGTCGAAATCCGCGTACCGACGCTCGGCCGCTCATTTCCAGGACAGGTAAAGCGATTTTCAGACAAGGTCGCCACCGCGACTCGCACGATGGACACAGAGGTCGATGTGCCGAATCCGAATCTTGTACTTATTCCTGGAATGTACGCGGAAGCAGATCTCATCACCGATCAACGCAGCGGAGTGTTGACGGTCCCCATTCCGGCAGTGGATCTCGGTAGCGATGAGACATCAGGGCAGGTCACCATTGTCACGCCGGAGAACCGAATCGAAGTTCACAAAATCGAGCTCGGCGCACAGACGGAAAACAAGATCGAAGTCCGGTCAGGCCTGCGCGAAGGCGATCTGGTCGTGACGGGCAATCGCTCCGCCCTCAAGCCGGGCGAGCAGGTCCGTCCAAAGCTGGCGGAAAGTGCTGCGCCGCCGGTGTCTTAA
- a CDS encoding RraA family protein, producing MILSSEQFEAIQQFDTCTIANAIEHFRVRLRNEGFTRPGLRCMTGGDTRLLGYAATSRIRFSNPSMTGAPYVERTDWWGSVDRLPIPRISVIQDMDPGPGSGAAVGEVHAAILKAFRFSGLITNAAVRDLPAVTRLGFPMFAPFVSVSHSYMHLIDYGEPVDILGLEIRTGDLLYADCHGVVSIPLDLAAEIPAVAAEIRVKDQRIVQVCTSADFSADKLADAIRKNQSI from the coding sequence ATGATCTTGTCATCTGAGCAATTTGAGGCTATCCAACAGTTCGACACCTGTACGATCGCGAACGCAATTGAGCATTTCCGGGTCCGGCTCCGCAACGAGGGTTTCACGCGTCCCGGGCTGCGATGCATGACGGGCGGCGACACTCGTCTCTTGGGCTATGCGGCCACCAGCCGGATCCGTTTCTCAAATCCTTCGATGACGGGCGCTCCGTATGTTGAACGAACAGACTGGTGGGGCTCCGTGGATCGGCTTCCCATTCCGCGCATATCGGTGATACAGGATATGGACCCCGGTCCCGGCAGCGGCGCCGCTGTTGGAGAAGTGCATGCCGCGATCCTCAAGGCATTCCGCTTTTCCGGCCTTATTACAAATGCTGCCGTCAGGGATCTGCCGGCCGTAACACGTCTTGGCTTTCCGATGTTCGCGCCTTTCGTTTCCGTCTCACATTCCTATATGCATTTGATAGATTATGGCGAACCGGTGGACATCCTTGGCCTGGAAATCCGGACTGGTGACCTGCTCTATGCGGACTGCCACGGGGTTGTTTCGATTCCCCTCGATCTTGCAGCCGAAATTCCCGCCGTTGCAGCGGAGATACGAGTGAAGGATCAGAGGATTGTGCAAGTCTGTACGTCCGCCGACTTTTCTGCGGATAAACTCGCGGATGCAATCCGGAAAAACCAGAGCATTTGA
- a CDS encoding MCP four helix bundle domain-containing protein, with product MHTISRSEGLRSTSDMGLNRRFDRLVLSTRLALVAGFGGLLVIITLAGIDTIRVLEEIRHNGEQIRQDFLARNHALNNIRSDVYLSGTYVRDYLLEPETERAESYRSTLEQVRTGIDSALAEYGNRLDPQESRDYAALKVELARYWDVLGPVLKLNARERKQRGYAFLRDEVFPRRTAMLDIANRIASINEQQLNSGNTRDAGLLSSFQTRLTLTLVVTLVLGLALAIFSMRRILSLESKAHRQYQDVAEARRQLENLSARLVQAQETERRSLSRELHDEVGQALSAVLVELRNLSTGLATQSEEQLCRHVETIKGLVENTVRTVRNMSLLLRPSMLDDLGLIPALRWQAREVSRQTCIDVTVSTDLASDNLPDEYKTCIYRVVQEALRNSSRHSHATAVRIQVRQEPQHLTLSIRDNGKGFDIKQSKGLGLLGIGERVAHLGGRCMINSEPGSGTAIAIDLPFTPNHQDVKESETNSHLAGG from the coding sequence ATGCACACGATTTCCCGTTCGGAAGGCCTCCGCTCCACATCCGATATGGGTTTAAATCGCAGATTTGACCGCCTTGTCTTGAGCACCCGCCTTGCGCTCGTGGCGGGTTTCGGCGGGCTGCTTGTAATCATTACACTGGCCGGTATCGATACGATTCGCGTCCTCGAGGAGATCCGGCATAACGGCGAACAAATCCGGCAGGATTTTCTGGCCCGCAACCATGCGCTAAACAATATTCGGTCCGATGTATACCTTTCCGGCACCTATGTGCGGGATTACCTGCTCGAACCGGAAACCGAGCGCGCCGAATCCTACCGCTCCACCTTGGAACAAGTTCGAACCGGTATCGATTCCGCTCTGGCGGAGTATGGAAACAGGCTCGATCCGCAGGAAAGCAGGGACTATGCGGCACTGAAAGTCGAACTGGCACGGTACTGGGATGTTCTCGGCCCGGTGTTGAAGCTCAATGCGCGTGAACGCAAGCAACGAGGCTATGCCTTTTTGCGGGATGAAGTCTTCCCACGCCGCACCGCCATGCTCGATATCGCAAATCGAATCGCATCCATCAACGAACAACAACTGAACTCCGGCAACACGCGGGACGCCGGGCTCCTTTCAAGTTTTCAAACGCGCCTCACTCTGACGCTTGTTGTTACGCTGGTGTTGGGCCTGGCCCTGGCCATTTTCAGCATGCGCCGGATTCTCAGTCTCGAATCGAAGGCGCATCGACAGTATCAAGATGTGGCCGAAGCGCGACGGCAGCTTGAAAATCTGTCCGCCAGGCTCGTCCAGGCTCAAGAGACAGAGCGCCGGTCGCTGTCTCGCGAGTTGCACGATGAAGTGGGCCAGGCGCTCTCTGCCGTGCTGGTGGAATTGCGCAACCTGTCCACAGGACTTGCCACCCAATCTGAAGAGCAATTATGCAGACATGTGGAAACGATCAAAGGCCTTGTCGAGAATACCGTCCGTACCGTCCGGAATATGTCGCTGCTTCTCAGGCCGTCGATGCTGGACGATCTTGGTCTGATTCCCGCGCTCCGGTGGCAGGCGCGTGAGGTCTCGAGGCAGACGTGTATCGATGTAACGGTGTCCACCGATCTCGCCTCGGATAATTTGCCGGATGAATATAAAACGTGTATCTACCGCGTCGTTCAGGAAGCGCTCCGCAATTCTTCGCGTCATTCACATGCCACCGCAGTGCGCATACAGGTGCGCCAGGAACCACAACACCTTACGCTCTCCATCAGGGATAACGGCAAGGGTTTCGATATAAAACAATCGAAAGGTCTGGGCCTGCTCGGTATCGGAGAGCGGGTGGCACATCTGGGCGGCAGGTGTATGATCAATTCCGAACCCGGCAGCGGCACCGCTATCGCCATCGATCTCCCATTCACACCAAATCATCAGGATGTAAAAGAGAGTGAAACAAATTCGCATCTTGCTGGCGGATGA
- a CDS encoding response regulator transcription factor, whose amino-acid sequence MKQIRILLADDHNVMRAGLKLLLEKQAGFKVVSEASDGHQAIENALTTRPDVIVLDIAMPKLTGIEAAQRISAQLPQTSIIILSMHSDEGYVLRALKAGARGYLLKDSAESDLIEAIKAVSEGKAFFSPEISKVLAEDYVREIKMRGVEDSYDLLTPREKDLLQLLVEGRSNKDIAGMLNLSLYTVETHRRNLQNKLNLHSFPELILYAVRKGIIS is encoded by the coding sequence GTGAAACAAATTCGCATCTTGCTGGCGGATGACCACAATGTGATGAGGGCTGGCCTGAAACTCCTGCTGGAGAAACAGGCCGGCTTCAAGGTGGTCAGTGAAGCTTCGGATGGGCATCAGGCGATCGAGAATGCGCTGACCACGCGGCCGGACGTCATCGTACTCGATATCGCCATGCCCAAATTGACCGGTATCGAGGCCGCGCAGCGGATCAGTGCGCAATTGCCGCAGACGTCCATCATTATCCTGAGCATGCATTCCGACGAAGGATACGTCCTGCGCGCTCTGAAGGCCGGCGCGCGGGGCTACCTGCTCAAAGATTCGGCGGAAAGCGACCTCATCGAAGCCATCAAAGCCGTCAGCGAAGGGAAGGCCTTCTTCAGCCCCGAAATCAGCAAAGTCCTGGCCGAGGACTACGTTCGCGAGATCAAAATGCGCGGCGTCGAAGACAGTTATGATCTGCTGACCCCGCGGGAAAAAGACCTCCTGCAACTGCTGGTCGAGGGACGCTCGAATAAAGATATCGCCGGCATGCTCAATCTTAGCCTTTACACGGTCGAAACCCATCGGCGGAACCTGCAGAACAAACTGAATCTTCACAGCTTCCCGGAATTGATCCTTTACGCGGTCCGTAAGGGAATAATCTCCTAG
- a CDS encoding PAS domain S-box protein, with translation MSQAFDLTDRRQAQAAKRLLASVVESSADGIISEDLNGIVTSWNRGAERMFGYSAEEIIGRTISIIVPSGTGSEIPGVLEAIKRGEAIEQYETVRMAKNGKLINVSITWSPLYDSEGRVAGASKVVRDISERKQMEEQRMELIAKERALAMERALRETEAELARVARALSVGELTTSIAHEINQPLAGVVTNAEAGLRWLSRETPNIEKAKASLALIVRDGNRASAVIRGIRELLTKERPQTTSLDINEVIREVLALAHAELTKRGITPYSELAPDLPPVLSDRVQLQQVILNLIMNSADAMASIDRPKELFITSQKPIDSGVLVTVRDSGIGIHPQDVDLIFEPFFTTKPAGIGMGLALSRSIVESHGGRIWPQLNEGPGLTVQFSLPAAAAEQKFAAASKL, from the coding sequence ATGTCGCAAGCTTTCGACCTGACCGATCGCAGACAAGCACAGGCGGCGAAGCGTCTTCTCGCATCTGTCGTGGAATCCTCCGCCGACGGCATCATCAGCGAGGACCTGAACGGTATCGTGACGAGCTGGAACAGGGGCGCCGAGCGAATGTTCGGCTACTCCGCGGAAGAAATCATTGGCCGCACAATTTCTATAATCGTCCCTTCCGGAACCGGGAGTGAGATACCTGGCGTGCTGGAGGCCATAAAACGAGGAGAGGCGATCGAGCAATACGAAACTGTCCGGATGGCAAAGAACGGGAAGCTGATAAATGTATCCATAACATGGTCGCCGCTCTACGACTCGGAAGGGCGCGTTGCGGGCGCATCCAAGGTGGTCCGCGACATTAGCGAGCGCAAGCAGATGGAAGAGCAGCGGATGGAATTGATCGCAAAGGAACGGGCGCTTGCCATGGAAAGAGCGCTGCGCGAGACGGAGGCCGAGCTTGCTCGCGTCGCTCGGGCTTTATCCGTGGGCGAACTGACAACGTCGATTGCTCACGAGATCAATCAGCCGCTCGCCGGCGTGGTCACCAATGCGGAAGCGGGACTCCGCTGGCTAAGCCGTGAGACACCGAACATCGAAAAAGCCAAGGCATCGTTGGCGCTGATCGTCAGGGACGGGAACCGGGCCAGCGCTGTGATCCGGGGGATTCGTGAACTCTTGACAAAGGAACGCCCGCAGACCACATCACTCGACATTAACGAAGTCATCAGGGAAGTGCTTGCACTCGCGCACGCCGAATTGACGAAACGAGGAATCACTCCGTATTCCGAACTTGCGCCGGATCTTCCGCCGGTTCTCAGTGATCGAGTCCAACTACAGCAGGTCATCTTGAACCTGATTATGAACAGTGCTGACGCCATGGCCTCGATAGACAGACCAAAGGAACTCTTCATAACATCACAAAAGCCTATTGACAGCGGCGTTTTGGTAACGGTGCGAGACTCCGGCATAGGCATCCATCCCCAGGACGTGGACCTCATCTTCGAACCTTTCTTTACGACCAAGCCGGCGGGAATCGGAATGGGCCTAGCGTTGAGCCGTTCGATCGTTGAGTCGCATGGCGGCAGAATCTGGCCGCAATTGAACGAAGGTCCCGGCCTGACGGTGCAATTCAGCCTGCCGGCGGCCGCCGCCGAACAGAAATTCGCTGCTGCGAGCAAACTGTGA
- a CDS encoding response regulator transcription factor → MSLDTSAVFVVEDDVSVREALKNLFGSVGLNVKTFRAADEFLAKQQPDVPGCLVLDVRLPGASGLDLQQELVKANIQMPIVFLTGYGDIPMSVQAMKAGAVDFLTKPFRDQDLLDAVKQAIERDRAARTEQSQLMELRARYKSLSPREQEVMALVIRGLLNKQTAAELGKTEQTIKLHRGRVMHKMKAESLADLVKMAQKLGV, encoded by the coding sequence GTGAGTCTCGACACCTCCGCAGTTTTTGTGGTCGAAGACGATGTTTCTGTGCGGGAAGCATTGAAAAACCTATTCGGCTCGGTCGGGCTGAACGTCAAAACCTTTAGAGCTGCGGACGAGTTTCTGGCTAAGCAGCAGCCGGACGTGCCGGGTTGTCTTGTATTGGACGTCCGTCTTCCTGGCGCCAGCGGACTCGATTTGCAGCAAGAACTCGTGAAGGCGAATATCCAGATGCCGATCGTCTTCCTCACTGGATACGGCGACATTCCAATGTCGGTTCAGGCGATGAAGGCTGGTGCGGTGGACTTTCTCACCAAACCTTTCCGCGACCAGGATTTGCTGGATGCGGTTAAGCAAGCGATCGAGCGGGATCGCGCGGCGCGGACAGAACAATCCCAACTTATGGAATTACGCGCCCGCTACAAGTCATTGTCACCCCGCGAGCAGGAAGTAATGGCGTTGGTGATTCGAGGCCTGCTCAACAAGCAGACCGCCGCTGAGTTGGGTAAAACGGAACAGACCATAAAACTGCATCGAGGCAGGGTGATGCACAAAATGAAAGCGGAATCGCTCGCGGATCTCGTCAAGATGGCGCAAAAGCTTGGCGTTTGA